The Desulfosoma sp. genome has a segment encoding these proteins:
- a CDS encoding queuosine salvage family protein, which translates to MVLFPVLDSVRSLAARARFVRLQEDAVAPAVERWGDLLRDLPSWRQPFHYWDETEETARWIFVLDVLNHCFWPDSGEPLWEVDLDGTPYSGYCGLAAALKKAYLYGVPLTDAQFLATLTSADLEKILAGRGKIPLFEARLKNLQEAGRVLLEKWHGDVLHLIEWADGSACRLAAQLAEDFSSFRDEFCVDGIKVYFWKRAQIFAADLFSAFEGRGPGRFVDMDRLTAFADYKLPQVLRQLGILVYREDLAARIDARKPLTSGCREEVEIRAMTLIAVEKLKEAFHLRGWNQVTSVQVDHWLWTLGQLDGFRTRPYHRCRSIFY; encoded by the coding sequence ATGGTTCTTTTTCCTGTTTTGGATTCTGTAAGATCTCTGGCGGCGCGGGCCCGGTTTGTGAGGCTGCAGGAAGATGCGGTAGCACCTGCCGTCGAGCGCTGGGGTGATCTTCTCAGGGATCTTCCATCGTGGCGACAACCTTTCCATTACTGGGACGAAACGGAGGAGACGGCTCGATGGATTTTCGTCCTGGATGTGCTCAACCACTGTTTTTGGCCGGATTCGGGTGAGCCTTTGTGGGAAGTGGATCTCGACGGCACACCTTATTCGGGTTACTGCGGTCTCGCGGCAGCGCTGAAAAAAGCCTATCTTTATGGCGTTCCCTTAACGGATGCTCAATTTCTTGCGACGCTCACATCGGCCGATTTGGAAAAAATCCTTGCCGGTCGTGGAAAGATTCCGCTCTTTGAGGCGCGGCTGAAGAACCTTCAGGAAGCGGGTCGAGTGCTTCTTGAAAAATGGCATGGAGATGTGTTGCATCTCATTGAGTGGGCCGATGGTTCGGCGTGTCGACTGGCGGCTCAGTTGGCCGAGGATTTTTCAAGCTTTCGTGATGAGTTTTGTGTGGACGGGATAAAGGTTTATTTCTGGAAACGTGCCCAGATTTTTGCCGCCGATCTCTTTTCCGCGTTTGAAGGCCGCGGGCCGGGTCGTTTTGTCGATATGGATCGTCTGACGGCTTTTGCCGACTACAAACTGCCCCAAGTGCTTCGCCAATTGGGGATTCTTGTTTACCGAGAAGATCTGGCCGCGCGCATCGACGCTCGAAAACCCTTAACGTCGGGGTGTCGAGAAGAAGTGGAAATTCGAGCCATGACCCTCATCGCTGTTGAAAAGCTGAAAGAAGCCTTTCATCTTCGTGGCTGGAACCAGGTGACCAGTGTTCAGGTGGACCACTGGTTATGGACTCTGGGGCAACTGGATGGTTTTCGAACGCGTCCTTACCATCGGTGTCGGTCGATTTTTTACTGA